Proteins encoded in a region of the Candidatus Bathyarchaeota archaeon genome:
- a CDS encoding NAD-dependent epimerase/dehydratase family protein, protein MGKDAGFLLVTGGAGFIGSHITDRLVGDGWRVRVVDNFSSGRPENIKHLMGDPRVEVLDLDLKDAGMALEAVRGVGAVFHFAANPEVRVSTTNPDVHFNENVVATFNLLEAMRKCDVRDLVFASSSSVYGEPDSIPVGEDAPIRPVSVYGASKAACENLIHAYSRLYGFRAAALRYANVVGPRLRHGVVYDFIVKLLRNPRRLEILGDGTQTRSYIHIGDAVEATLTVWGGLCCGFEAFNVGSEDWVTVSEIADLVASAMGLDGVRYVYRPVLHGVGWPGDVKRIALSIDRLKGLGWRPRMNSREALLESVKCLIQELRV, encoded by the coding sequence ATGGGGAAGGATGCTGGTTTCTTGCTGGTCACGGGTGGGGCTGGTTTCATAGGCAGCCACATTACGGATAGGCTTGTGGGTGATGGCTGGCGTGTGCGTGTAGTTGACAATTTTAGTAGTGGGAGACCTGAGAACATCAAGCATCTTATGGGTGACCCGAGGGTTGAGGTTTTGGATTTGGATCTTAAGGATGCGGGGATGGCTCTTGAGGCTGTTAGGGGCGTCGGCGCCGTCTTTCATTTTGCCGCTAATCCTGAGGTGCGTGTGAGCACTACGAATCCTGATGTCCACTTTAATGAGAATGTTGTTGCCACATTCAATCTACTTGAGGCTATGAGGAAGTGTGACGTTAGGGATCTTGTCTTCGCCTCTTCTAGCAGCGTTTATGGGGAGCCTGATTCCATACCCGTAGGCGAGGATGCTCCTATACGGCCAGTGTCGGTTTATGGTGCGAGCAAGGCGGCTTGCGAGAATCTCATCCATGCTTATAGCCGCCTTTACGGTTTTAGGGCTGCGGCTTTGAGGTATGCAAATGTTGTTGGACCCAGGCTTAGGCACGGTGTGGTCTACGACTTCATCGTTAAACTTCTTAGGAATCCAAGGAGGCTTGAGATCCTTGGCGATGGAACGCAGACACGGAGCTATATTCACATAGGTGACGCTGTTGAGGCTACTCTCACGGTCTGGGGAGGCTTGTGCTGCGGGTTCGAGGCTTTCAATGTGGGGAGCGAGGACTGGGTTACCGTGAGTGAGATTGCTGATTTAGTCGCTTCGGCGATGGGTTTAGATGGTGTTAGGTATGTGTATAGGCCTGTGCTTCATGGTGTCGGATGGCCGGGTGATGTGAAGCGCATAGCATTGTCGATAGATAGGCTTAAGGGTTTGGGGTGGAGGCCTCGTATGAACAGTAGGGAGGCGCTTCTAGAATCGGTGAAGTGCTTAATTCAAGAGCTCAGGGTGTGA